The following are from one region of the Bacillus methanolicus MGA3 genome:
- a CDS encoding YfhE family protein, translating into MDKKKRDKMKSTLSSAQEVTYRREFKIADRAGGYTERRSRH; encoded by the coding sequence ATGGACAAGAAGAAAAGAGACAAAATGAAAAGTACATTATCAAGCGCTCAAGAGGTTACATACAGACGAGAATTTAAAATAGCAGATCGTGCTGGCGGCTATACTGAAAGAAGATCCAGACATTAA
- a CDS encoding TIGR01777 family oxidoreductase, whose amino-acid sequence MKITITGGTGFVGKALAADLAKKGHEIIVLTRNADRINNNNNCRFIKWLSEGDNPQKIVEGTDIIINLAGESINNGRWTAKQKMKIKNSRMHVTESILKIISQLNKKPTALINASAVGIYGTSNLKTFTEDSKETGNDFLAETVHAWENTAMKADSDFGIRTVLCRFGIILDKYDGALPRMALPYQLFAGGTVGSGDQWVSWVHLKDVIRGIQFCIENERLSGPVNFTAPYPVTMKEFGKTLGSVLHRPHWLPVPEIALKLILGEMSILVLEGQKVLPAKLEENGFTFLFPDLKSALKDIYQ is encoded by the coding sequence ATGAAAATCACAATAACAGGCGGTACCGGTTTTGTCGGAAAAGCTTTAGCGGCTGATTTAGCAAAAAAAGGACATGAGATAATTGTCCTTACTCGCAACGCTGATCGAATAAATAATAATAACAACTGCCGCTTTATCAAATGGCTCAGTGAAGGAGACAACCCTCAAAAAATCGTAGAAGGAACAGATATTATCATTAACCTTGCAGGCGAGTCGATTAATAACGGAAGATGGACGGCTAAACAGAAAATGAAGATAAAAAATAGCCGAATGCATGTTACAGAAAGCATACTCAAAATAATCAGCCAATTAAACAAAAAACCAACTGCCCTTATTAATGCTAGTGCAGTAGGCATTTACGGGACCTCCAATCTAAAAACCTTCACAGAGGACTCAAAAGAAACTGGTAATGATTTTTTGGCAGAAACGGTACATGCATGGGAAAATACGGCCATGAAAGCCGATTCCGATTTTGGTATCCGGACTGTTTTATGCCGATTTGGCATAATTCTGGATAAATATGACGGCGCCTTGCCAAGAATGGCTCTTCCATATCAATTATTTGCCGGGGGAACAGTCGGGTCCGGAGATCAATGGGTATCTTGGGTTCATCTTAAAGATGTAATAAGAGGAATACAATTTTGTATAGAAAATGAACGACTTAGTGGACCTGTCAATTTTACGGCTCCATATCCTGTAACAATGAAAGAATTCGGAAAAACGCTTGGTAGTGTTCTTCATCGTCCCCATTGGCTGCCGGTTCCCGAAATTGCACTAAAACTAATTTTAGGAGAAATGAGCATTCTCGTACTGGAAGGCCAGAAAGTTTTGCCAGCAAAACTTGAAGAAAACGGTTTTACTTTTCTCTTTCCGGATTTAAAAAGTGCATTAAAGGATATTTATCAATAA
- the recX gene encoding recombination regulator RecX produces MAVITKITAQQKNQERYNIFMDFGKGEEYAFSVDEDTLIKFKLKKGLEVDSYLLTEIQYQDDIRKGYNLAVNYLAKRMRSEGEVRNYLTEKEIDEPIIKEVILKLYEYNFLDDREYAKAYVRTQKKTTDKGTELIRKELKEKWIDENLIEEALNEYSIEEQMETAIKVSEKYLSKNRFESERTLKLKLEHLLKRKGFSFDVIQAVLRDANFEKKDEEEMDAIRHHGEKLKRKYNQFTRYEFEQKMKQALYRKGFSIELIETYLRESKQDNK; encoded by the coding sequence GTGGCTGTGATTACGAAAATAACTGCCCAGCAAAAAAATCAGGAACGCTACAACATTTTTATGGATTTTGGCAAAGGGGAAGAATATGCATTCAGTGTTGATGAAGACACATTAATAAAATTTAAGTTGAAAAAAGGGCTTGAAGTGGATTCGTATCTTTTGACAGAGATTCAATATCAAGACGATATTCGAAAAGGATATAACCTCGCAGTAAATTATTTAGCGAAAAGAATGAGGTCTGAAGGAGAAGTCCGAAATTACCTGACTGAAAAAGAGATTGATGAGCCGATTATAAAAGAAGTTATTTTAAAACTATATGAATACAATTTTTTAGATGACCGAGAGTATGCGAAGGCATATGTTAGAACTCAGAAGAAAACTACTGACAAAGGGACCGAGCTTATTCGCAAAGAATTAAAAGAAAAATGGATAGACGAAAATTTGATTGAGGAGGCTCTTAATGAGTACTCTATCGAAGAGCAAATGGAAACAGCTATTAAAGTAAGTGAAAAATACCTTTCAAAAAACCGCTTTGAATCGGAAAGAACGTTAAAATTAAAGCTTGAACATCTCCTCAAAAGAAAAGGCTTTTCTTTTGATGTGATTCAAGCTGTTCTGCGTGATGCCAATTTCGAAAAAAAAGATGAAGAGGAAATGGATGCGATACGGCATCATGGCGAAAAACTAAAACGAAAATATAATCAATTTACACGATATGAGTTTGAACAAAAAATGAAGCAGGCGTTATACAGGAAAGGTTTTTCTATTGAACTGATCGAAACATATTTGCGTGAATCAAAACAGGACAATAAATAA
- a CDS encoding YfhH family protein, which yields MQQKRYSEMTEYELQQEIAKLHEKARKAEQMGMVNEFAVLERKAAMAKSYLLNPEDFKPGDIYQIEGDPGAYFKIYYLNGVFAWGYRLNGNGKDEALPISMLKKLEETGS from the coding sequence ATGCAGCAAAAACGTTATAGTGAAATGACTGAATATGAACTTCAACAGGAGATTGCAAAACTTCATGAAAAAGCACGTAAAGCGGAACAAATGGGGATGGTCAATGAATTTGCCGTGTTAGAAAGAAAAGCTGCCATGGCGAAATCATATTTGTTAAATCCTGAAGATTTTAAGCCTGGAGATATATATCAAATTGAGGGCGATCCTGGCGCGTATTTCAAGATTTACTATCTAAACGGTGTTTTTGCTTGGGGATACAGGTTAAATGGAAATGGAAAAGATGAAGCCCTTCCTATTTCGATGTTAAAAAAGTTAGAAGAGACTGGATCATAA
- a CDS encoding YpzG family protein yields the protein MGNIKKYFDNNPNSSSFTAPWYNPKHAHSQVNGETQLTQDLIILKKQTRKQS from the coding sequence ATGGGTAATATAAAAAAATATTTTGATAATAATCCTAATTCCAGTTCGTTTACCGCTCCGTGGTATAATCCAAAACATGCCCATTCTCAAGTAAACGGAGAAACCCAACTAACGCAAGACCTTATTATTTTAAAAAAACAAACAAGAAAACAATCGTAA
- a CDS encoding small, acid-soluble spore protein K, whose amino-acid sequence MRNKARNYPTPKTIKLEGEPRAKAEYASTRADGTINTHPQERMKASSDRSKDTTELS is encoded by the coding sequence ATGCGGAATAAAGCAAGAAATTACCCAACTCCAAAAACCATCAAATTAGAGGGTGAACCTCGAGCGAAAGCTGAATATGCCTCAACAAGAGCAGATGGAACAATTAATACACATCCGCAAGAACGGATGAAGGCATCATCTGATCGAAGCAAAGACACAACCGAATTGTCTTAA
- a CDS encoding YfhJ family protein, which yields MKDYQERLAEILAEKNQHLSYTQALTWVELLWDDFETTYAKAGREYKGSEMTERIVRQWIENYGDKLHEFVARNPKYKHLLELGQKDVH from the coding sequence TTGAAGGATTATCAAGAAAGGCTTGCAGAAATATTAGCTGAAAAAAATCAGCATTTATCATACACACAGGCTTTAACATGGGTTGAGCTTCTTTGGGATGATTTTGAGACCACTTATGCAAAAGCCGGGAGGGAATATAAGGGAAGCGAGATGACCGAAAGAATTGTCCGGCAGTGGATCGAAAATTATGGTGATAAGCTTCATGAATTTGTTGCAAGAAATCCAAAATATAAGCATTTGCTTGAGTTGGGGCAAAAAGATGTTCATTAA
- a CDS encoding metal-dependent hydrolase, with amino-acid sequence MDTGTHVVMGLALGGLATLDPAVMESSATASSVLIATIIGSQAPDIDTLLKLKNNAVYIRNHRGITHSIPAVLIWPFAIVALIYPFFPEANLPHLWIWTFVAVFLHVFVDIFNAYGTQALRPFSSKWVALGVINTFDPFIFSIHVMGLFLWALGAHPGYTFLAIYSVIIVYYIIRFQYKRIILKAVKKVIPDASEIIIAPTIKFHQWRIAVTNKHQFFVGRAYKKHVRILDQFNRVPIPKSPVLEVAKKDKNLSAFLSFSPVYRWELDEYDNYYEVRFIDLRYRSNGYYPFVAVVQLDKNLNILRSYTGWIFSEEKLRKKLDIIPG; translated from the coding sequence TTGGACACCGGCACTCACGTAGTTATGGGACTGGCACTTGGCGGACTGGCTACTCTTGACCCTGCTGTCATGGAAAGCTCGGCAACAGCAAGCAGTGTGTTAATAGCCACCATCATCGGTTCACAGGCACCTGATATAGATACATTATTAAAGCTTAAAAACAATGCTGTTTATATCCGAAATCACAGGGGAATTACACATTCAATACCAGCCGTACTCATATGGCCTTTTGCCATTGTCGCACTTATTTATCCGTTTTTCCCTGAAGCTAATTTGCCTCATTTATGGATTTGGACATTTGTGGCTGTTTTCCTTCATGTTTTTGTCGACATATTTAATGCCTACGGCACGCAGGCTTTGCGTCCATTTTCGTCGAAATGGGTCGCACTGGGGGTTATAAATACCTTCGATCCGTTTATTTTCTCAATTCATGTAATGGGTTTATTTCTCTGGGCGTTAGGTGCACATCCAGGTTATACGTTTCTTGCCATCTATTCAGTAATTATTGTGTACTATATCATCCGTTTCCAGTACAAACGAATAATACTAAAAGCTGTAAAAAAAGTGATACCTGATGCATCGGAAATTATCATTGCGCCAACGATAAAATTCCATCAGTGGCGGATTGCTGTCACCAATAAACACCAATTTTTTGTAGGCAGAGCTTATAAAAAACATGTACGCATCCTTGACCAGTTCAATCGGGTCCCCATTCCTAAATCACCTGTTTTGGAGGTTGCAAAAAAAGATAAAAACCTCTCCGCTTTTCTATCGTTTTCACCAGTTTACCGCTGGGAACTAGATGAATATGACAATTATTATGAGGTTCGCTTTATCGACTTACGCTACCGCAGCAACGGATATTACCCTTTTGTTGCTGTCGTACAACTCGACAAGAATTTGAATATTCTCCGTTCCTATACAGGTTGGATTTTCAGTGAGGAAAAGCTCAGGAAAAAGCTAGATATTATTCCCGGATAA
- the mutY gene encoding A/G-specific adenine glycosylase, whose product MSKTHLETIEKMDIQSFQQDLISWFEREQRILPWRKDRDPYKIWVSEIMLQQTRVETVIPYYNRFIEQFPTIDALAEADEEKVLKAWEGLGYYSRARNLQEAVREVKEVYGGKVPDSREKIASLKGVGPYTAGAILSIAYGLPEPAVDGNVMRVLSRILTIWEDIARQATRKIFEEAVRKLISYENPSYFNQALMELGAIICTPTSPSCLLCPVREHCQAFHEGVQENLPVKTKKKKPKNVQLAAAVLSDQDGNILIHKRPSSGLLANLWEFPNTEINLTIKNDKEQLSQFLKREYGADAIIGEAIGQIEHVFSHVVWNINVYKGTILNKIKENDHIRFVSPKNLKEFAFPVSHQKMFTQYLESNRKTL is encoded by the coding sequence GTGTCGAAAACACATTTAGAAACGATTGAGAAAATGGATATTCAATCCTTTCAGCAAGATTTAATCAGCTGGTTCGAAAGAGAACAGCGGATTCTTCCTTGGAGAAAAGATCGGGACCCGTATAAAATCTGGGTTTCCGAAATTATGCTTCAACAGACGAGAGTAGAAACAGTGATTCCTTATTATAATCGTTTTATAGAACAATTCCCAACGATTGATGCCCTTGCAGAAGCAGATGAAGAAAAAGTATTAAAAGCGTGGGAAGGGCTTGGATACTATTCCAGGGCTAGAAACTTGCAGGAAGCTGTTAGAGAAGTTAAGGAAGTTTACGGCGGAAAAGTGCCGGATTCACGTGAAAAGATTGCTTCTCTTAAAGGTGTAGGGCCGTATACAGCCGGTGCCATTCTTAGTATAGCGTATGGTCTGCCGGAACCGGCAGTTGATGGCAATGTAATGAGGGTATTATCAAGAATTTTAACGATTTGGGAAGATATTGCAAGGCAGGCAACCCGAAAAATATTCGAAGAAGCCGTCAGAAAGCTGATTTCTTATGAAAATCCTTCCTACTTTAATCAAGCTCTAATGGAACTGGGGGCGATTATCTGCACTCCTACTTCTCCATCCTGTTTATTATGCCCGGTTAGAGAACATTGCCAGGCCTTTCACGAAGGCGTTCAAGAAAACTTGCCGGTAAAAACGAAAAAGAAGAAGCCAAAAAATGTGCAGCTTGCTGCAGCTGTGCTTTCAGATCAGGATGGAAACATTCTTATTCATAAACGGCCAAGCTCTGGCTTGCTCGCTAATCTTTGGGAATTTCCAAATACGGAAATCAATCTAACAATAAAAAATGATAAGGAGCAGTTATCGCAGTTTCTTAAACGCGAATACGGAGCAGATGCCATTATAGGGGAAGCAATAGGCCAAATTGAACATGTTTTTTCGCATGTAGTGTGGAATATTAACGTGTATAAAGGGACTATATTAAATAAAATAAAAGAAAACGATCATATAAGATTTGTTTCGCCTAAAAATCTCAAAGAATTTGCATTTCCTGTCTCTCATCAGAAAATGTTTACTCAATATTTAGAGTCAAACAGGAAAACGCTTTAA
- the fabL gene encoding enoyl-[acyl-carrier-protein] reductase FabL → MSQKVALVTGSSRGIGKATALRLAKKGYDIVINYARSKSAALETAGEIEQLGRKALVVKANVGDVEKIKNMFEQINNEFGRLDVFINNAASGVLRPALEIEESHWDWTMNINSKALLFCAKEAAKLMERSGGGKIVSISSLGSIRYLENYTTVGVSKAALEALTRYLAVELAPKNIVVNAVSGGAIDTDALKHFPNREELLREAKAKTPAGRMVEIEDIVNTIMFLISDEASMIRGQTIIVDGGISLLV, encoded by the coding sequence ATGAGTCAAAAAGTAGCACTCGTAACAGGCAGCAGCAGAGGAATTGGCAAAGCAACAGCATTGCGGTTAGCCAAAAAAGGGTATGATATCGTTATTAATTATGCAAGAAGCAAATCAGCAGCACTTGAAACTGCAGGAGAAATAGAGCAATTAGGCAGGAAAGCGCTCGTTGTAAAAGCAAACGTTGGTGACGTTGAGAAAATTAAAAATATGTTTGAACAAATTAACAACGAATTCGGCAGACTTGATGTTTTTATCAATAATGCAGCTTCCGGAGTTCTTCGGCCGGCGTTGGAGATTGAAGAGTCCCATTGGGATTGGACAATGAATATTAACAGCAAGGCATTATTGTTCTGTGCAAAGGAAGCGGCCAAATTAATGGAAAGAAGCGGCGGCGGTAAAATTGTCAGCATAAGCTCGTTAGGATCCATTCGCTATTTGGAAAATTATACAACTGTCGGTGTTTCAAAAGCTGCTTTAGAAGCTTTAACAAGATATTTGGCGGTCGAATTAGCGCCAAAAAATATTGTTGTTAATGCTGTATCCGGGGGAGCGATTGATACGGATGCATTAAAACATTTTCCAAATCGGGAGGAACTTCTTCGGGAAGCAAAAGCAAAAACGCCTGCGGGCAGAATGGTGGAAATCGAAGACATAGTGAATACGATTATGTTCTTAATTTCAGATGAAGCAAGCATGATTAGAGGGCAAACAATCATTGTAGATGGAGGAATCTCTCTGTTAGTATAA
- a CDS encoding gamma-type small acid-soluble spore protein: MANNQQPNKSQAGTNIQEVRQQNAQSAQSQAAGQGQFGTEFASETNAQEVRQQNQQAEAKKAQNSGQSGQSN, encoded by the coding sequence ATGGCAAACAATCAACAGCCAAATAAATCGCAAGCTGGTACTAACATTCAAGAAGTAAGACAACAAAACGCTCAGTCAGCTCAAAGTCAGGCAGCTGGTCAAGGTCAATTTGGTACTGAGTTTGCAAGTGAAACTAATGCTCAAGAAGTAAGACAACAAAACCAACAAGCTGAAGCGAAAAAGGCACAAAATTCCGGCCAATCCGGACAAAGCAATTAA
- a CDS encoding YgaB family protein produces the protein MQMFNRLVNEQMKTMEKLLYLQSELERCQEIERELIILQEEAELESIQLEIAKMKEELKEIHRIFGLQTEEVIRIYQASKITC, from the coding sequence ATGCAGATGTTTAACCGCTTAGTAAATGAACAGATGAAAACAATGGAGAAGCTGTTGTATTTACAGAGTGAACTAGAACGTTGCCAAGAAATTGAACGTGAATTAATAATTCTGCAGGAAGAAGCTGAGCTTGAAAGCATCCAGTTGGAAATTGCAAAAATGAAAGAGGAACTGAAGGAAATACATAGAATATTTGGACTGCAGACAGAAGAGGTTATTCGGATTTATCAGGCTTCAAAAATTACATGTTAA
- a CDS encoding DUF402 domain-containing protein, whose protein sequence is MGVPIEGESIQIHSYKHNGHIHRVWEETTVLKGTQNLVIGGNDRSMVTEADGRTWITREPAICYFHSQYWFNIIGMIREDGVYYYCNLSSPFIYDNEALKYIDYDLDIKVFPDMTFNILDEDEYERHRKEMNYPDVIDQILKRNVAKLIRWIRQRKGPFSPDFIDIWYERYLTYRR, encoded by the coding sequence ATGGGCGTACCCATCGAAGGTGAATCAATTCAAATTCATAGTTATAAGCATAATGGGCACATCCATCGCGTCTGGGAAGAAACGACTGTATTAAAAGGGACGCAAAATCTTGTTATTGGCGGAAATGACCGTTCAATGGTTACAGAAGCAGATGGAAGGACCTGGATTACAAGGGAGCCTGCTATTTGTTATTTCCATTCACAGTACTGGTTCAATATTATTGGAATGATCCGGGAAGACGGAGTTTATTATTACTGTAACTTAAGTTCACCTTTTATATATGATAATGAAGCGTTAAAATATATCGATTATGATTTGGATATAAAGGTATTTCCTGATATGACATTTAATATATTGGACGAAGATGAGTATGAGCGACACAGAAAAGAAATGAATTACCCAGATGTGATCGACCAAATTTTGAAAAGAAATGTTGCCAAACTGATCCGGTGGATCCGTCAGCGTAAGGGTCCATTTTCACCTGATTTTATTGATATTTGGTATGAACGCTATTTGACATACAGACGCTAA
- a CDS encoding ABC transporter ATP-binding protein, with translation MDSIRRYLHFVKPYRLQIIGTIIIGVIKFAIPLLIPLIIKYVVDDIVSNDVLTKEDKINKLYWIMSLMLIVFVVLRPPIEYYRQYFAQWTANKILYDIRDRLFTHLQKLSFKYYANTRAGEVISRVINDVEQTKTFVISGLMNLWLDTATIVISIAIMFTMDVSLTIVSLILLPFYAFSVNYFFGNLRKLTRVRSQALAEVQSYLHERVQGMAVIKSFAIEDFEQTQFDKQNRHFLAKALNHTRWNAKAFAVVNTITDIAPLIVIGYSGYQVIQENLSLGTMVAFIAYIDRLYNPLRRLVNSSTSLTQSFASMDRVFELMDEKYDIEDSPGAIECKEVHGDITFENISFSYSSEEETVLRNINLEVKKGETVAFVGMSGGGKSSLVSLIPRFYDVTSGRILLDGKDIRTFKVRSLRDKIGMVLQDNILFSESVKLNILLGKPDASDEEIIEAAKAANAHEFIMNLPDGYDTTIGERGVKLSGGQKQRIAIARVFLKNPPILILDEATSALDLESEHLIQEALEKLAKDRTTFIVAHRLSTITHADRIVLIENGEISEQGTHEELMKKQGGYYKLFQVQQIDH, from the coding sequence TTGGACAGTATTCGAAGGTATTTACACTTTGTTAAACCGTATCGTTTGCAAATTATTGGGACGATCATTATTGGAGTAATCAAATTTGCCATTCCCCTGTTAATTCCACTGATAATTAAATATGTCGTTGATGATATCGTTTCAAATGATGTTCTTACAAAAGAGGATAAAATTAATAAATTGTATTGGATAATGAGCTTGATGCTCATCGTGTTTGTCGTACTTCGCCCTCCGATCGAATATTACCGCCAATATTTTGCCCAGTGGACTGCAAACAAAATATTATACGATATTCGGGACCGTCTTTTTACGCATCTTCAAAAATTAAGCTTTAAATATTATGCAAATACAAGGGCGGGAGAAGTAATATCCAGGGTTATTAACGATGTTGAGCAGACAAAGACTTTTGTCATTAGCGGTTTAATGAATTTATGGCTGGATACGGCTACGATTGTTATTTCCATAGCCATTATGTTTACGATGGATGTTTCTTTAACGATTGTTTCATTGATATTATTACCGTTTTATGCTTTCTCTGTTAATTATTTTTTTGGAAATTTGCGGAAGCTTACGAGGGTTCGTTCGCAAGCTCTTGCAGAAGTTCAGAGCTATTTGCATGAGAGAGTACAAGGAATGGCTGTTATTAAAAGCTTTGCGATTGAAGATTTTGAACAAACTCAATTTGATAAGCAAAACAGACACTTTTTAGCAAAAGCTTTAAACCATACACGCTGGAATGCAAAAGCTTTTGCCGTTGTTAATACGATAACCGATATTGCACCACTAATTGTCATTGGCTATTCAGGTTATCAGGTGATCCAGGAAAATTTATCATTGGGAACAATGGTTGCATTTATTGCTTACATTGACAGGCTTTACAATCCGTTAAGGCGGCTAGTCAATTCTTCAACATCTTTAACGCAATCATTCGCTTCGATGGACAGGGTTTTTGAGTTAATGGATGAAAAATATGATATTGAAGACTCCCCTGGTGCAATCGAATGTAAGGAAGTTCATGGGGATATTACTTTTGAAAATATAAGCTTCTCCTATTCTTCAGAAGAAGAAACTGTTTTAAGAAATATAAACCTTGAGGTGAAAAAGGGAGAAACAGTTGCCTTTGTCGGCATGAGCGGCGGAGGAAAATCATCTCTAGTAAGTTTGATTCCAAGATTTTATGATGTGACATCAGGTAGAATCTTGTTGGACGGGAAGGATATAAGAACTTTTAAAGTAAGGAGTCTCAGAGATAAAATCGGGATGGTTCTGCAGGACAATATTTTGTTTAGTGAGTCTGTTAAATTGAATATCCTGCTCGGCAAGCCTGATGCTTCCGATGAAGAAATCATTGAAGCGGCAAAAGCTGCAAATGCCCATGAATTTATTATGAATTTGCCTGATGGTTATGACACAACAATAGGAGAAAGAGGTGTCAAATTGTCCGGAGGCCAAAAACAGAGAATCGCGATCGCCAGAGTTTTTCTTAAGAATCCGCCAATACTGATTTTGGATGAAGCAACCTCAGCCCTCGATTTGGAAAGTGAACATTTGATTCAGGAGGCTTTAGAAAAATTAGCAAAGGACCGAACCACATTTATTGTCGCACACCGGCTATCGACTATTACCCATGCTGACAGAATTGTCTTAATTGAAAATGGGGAAATATCCGAACAAGGAACCCATGAAGAATTGATGAAGAAACAAGGCGGTTACTATAAACTATTTCAAGTGCAGCAGATCGACCATTAA
- a CDS encoding PhoX family protein: MKKKGIAIALALGILAPTLHPVKAATKEVKIESVTFNGSRVPATVEEMSKPFTTASVVVKYSNGKTKKFPLTYKELFKTTDKFKMSNGEVFQAGTPTDYYGDPITDKSVDGKPVHYVSDAPDANSLLRPMKDGSLYLVSHYEYDSLDNAGNPAWRRVPASMTLTKLYQNMKTGELKVSTVDKIDFSAVNGLWVPCNGSLTPWNTHLGSEEYEPDARSFEFDTPDKLSQSTAHLKDFAKLYFDDEKKANPYNYGFIPEVFVSSDGMTRVVKHYSTGRRSNELMVVMPDERTAYFGDDGEYTTLFMYVADKPRDLSAGTLYAAKFTQTSAENGGAGNLEWIKLGHARDSEIKRMIDKGIKFSDIFEVSDVPKEGFIPVKQYSGQSANYGKIEYLKLKPGMEKAAAFLETRRYAAMLGATSEFNKMEGLAVNAKDKKVYVAISDIGKGMEKNDQDPTDHIQFAKVKAGAVYELSLKPGQKNITGEPISSGYVASTMKALLVGEDLAQPDAYGNKANVNKIAGPDNLSFSEDYRTLFIGEDSSQHINNFVWAYNVDTKKLSRVLSIPAGAEATGLQAVDNRNGFSYLMSNFQHPGDELDNFAPTAVKIEDVKKAVDATYGIDQAGAVGYIHGLPNIKKLQEELKKQPKTQQRKNR, encoded by the coding sequence ATGAAAAAGAAAGGAATTGCCATTGCTTTGGCTCTTGGGATTTTGGCACCAACATTGCATCCAGTTAAAGCCGCGACAAAAGAAGTAAAGATTGAATCGGTCACATTTAACGGTTCGAGAGTGCCAGCTACCGTTGAAGAAATGAGCAAACCGTTTACAACAGCTTCAGTTGTCGTAAAGTATTCGAATGGAAAAACAAAAAAATTCCCGCTTACATATAAAGAGCTATTTAAAACAACAGATAAATTTAAAATGTCAAATGGAGAAGTTTTCCAAGCTGGTACTCCGACGGATTATTATGGCGACCCCATTACGGACAAATCGGTGGATGGAAAACCTGTTCATTATGTATCTGACGCACCAGATGCAAACAGTCTGCTTCGACCAATGAAAGACGGTTCTTTGTACCTTGTTTCTCATTATGAATATGATTCGCTGGACAACGCAGGCAACCCGGCTTGGCGCCGCGTACCGGCTTCGATGACGTTAACGAAGCTGTATCAAAACATGAAAACAGGAGAGCTAAAAGTTTCAACAGTTGACAAAATTGACTTTTCAGCAGTTAACGGTTTATGGGTGCCGTGCAACGGTTCATTAACACCTTGGAATACCCACTTAGGTTCAGAAGAATATGAGCCTGATGCCCGCTCATTTGAATTTGACACACCAGATAAGCTCAGTCAATCAACAGCTCATTTAAAAGATTTTGCAAAGCTATATTTTGATGATGAGAAAAAAGCAAACCCTTATAATTACGGCTTTATTCCTGAAGTATTTGTCAGTTCTGACGGTATGACGCGTGTCGTAAAACATTATAGTACTGGACGCCGTTCCAATGAATTGATGGTTGTTATGCCGGATGAGCGTACTGCTTATTTTGGTGACGACGGAGAATATACAACGCTGTTTATGTACGTTGCTGATAAACCGCGTGATTTGTCAGCAGGGACATTATATGCGGCGAAATTTACGCAAACAAGTGCGGAAAACGGCGGAGCAGGCAATTTAGAATGGATTAAACTTGGACATGCAAGAGATAGTGAAATTAAACGTATGATTGATAAAGGTATTAAATTCAGCGATATTTTTGAAGTGTCTGATGTACCGAAGGAAGGTTTTATCCCTGTTAAGCAATACTCAGGCCAGAGTGCCAATTATGGTAAAATAGAATATTTAAAACTGAAGCCTGGGATGGAAAAAGCTGCGGCATTCCTAGAAACGCGCCGTTACGCGGCGATGTTGGGAGCAACAAGCGAGTTTAATAAAATGGAAGGCTTAGCGGTGAATGCGAAAGACAAAAAAGTATATGTAGCGATTTCTGATATTGGGAAAGGTATGGAGAAAAACGACCAAGACCCTACGGATCACATTCAGTTTGCAAAAGTGAAAGCTGGTGCGGTTTATGAGCTGAGCTTAAAGCCAGGACAGAAGAATATAACTGGTGAGCCGATTAGCAGCGGATATGTAGCTTCTACAATGAAGGCGCTTCTTGTTGGCGAAGATTTAGCGCAGCCGGACGCTTATGGGAATAAAGCGAACGTGAATAAAATTGCTGGTCCGGACAACTTAAGCTTCTCTGAGGATTATCGCACATTGTTTATCGGGGAAGATAGCAGCCAACATATTAACAATTTTGTATGGGCGTATAACGTTGATACGAAAAAGTTATCTCGCGTTTTATCCATTCCGGCTGGTGCAGAGGCAACTGGACTTCAAGCGGTCGATAACAGAAATGGATTTAGCTACCTAATGAGCAACTTCCAGCATCCAGGAGACGAATTAGACAATTTTGCGCCGACAGCGGTAAAAATTGAGGATGTGAAAAAAGCTGTTGACGCAACATATGGAATTGATCAAGCTGGTGCAGTCGGTTATATTCATGGATTACCGAATATTAAAAAGCTGCAGGAAGAATTAAAGAAACAGCCAAAAACACAACAAAGAAAAAATAGATAA